One Longimicrobium sp. genomic region harbors:
- a CDS encoding transglycosylase SLT domain-containing protein — MATTLSWDTKEERKAWSAELLKAIAAHKADLDSGRPDDFIAGYQKLTPEQQVKFWAELIIGMAKFESSWNPHTIYHEPPPLGIDSVGLLQLSYEDQPSYALEPLDREKKSLEDPLVNLRCGVKIMARLLAKDHVVASGKGSKSRGAARYWSVLREGHHIDEIKARTKKQLGL, encoded by the coding sequence ATGGCCACGACTCTCAGCTGGGACACGAAGGAGGAGCGCAAGGCCTGGTCGGCCGAGCTTCTCAAGGCGATCGCCGCCCACAAGGCCGATCTCGACAGCGGCCGTCCCGACGACTTCATCGCTGGCTACCAGAAGCTCACACCTGAGCAGCAGGTGAAGTTCTGGGCGGAGCTGATCATCGGGATGGCCAAATTCGAGTCCAGTTGGAACCCGCATACCATCTATCACGAGCCCCCGCCGCTCGGGATCGACTCCGTGGGACTGCTCCAGCTCAGCTACGAGGACCAGCCGTCGTATGCACTGGAGCCGCTGGACCGGGAGAAGAAGAGCCTGGAAGATCCGCTGGTCAACCTGCGGTGCGGCGTCAAGATCATGGCCAGACTGCTCGCGAAGGACCACGTGGTCGCCAGCGGTAAAGGAAGCAAGTCTCGCGGAGCGGCGCGGTACTGGTCGGTGCTGCGCGAAGGCCACCACATCGACGAGATCAAGGCGAGGACGAAAAAGCAGCTCGGGCTATAA
- the treS gene encoding maltose alpha-D-glucosyltransferase, whose amino-acid sequence MSTHDDPLWYKDAVFYELHPKAFQDSNADGIGDFGGLMQRLDYVQELGVDCIWLLPCYPSPLRDDGYDIADYYSVHPNYGTLEDFDRFIAEAHRRGLKVIADLVLNHTSDQHPWFQRARRAPKGSPERDFYVWTDDPELYKEARIIFIDTEPSNWTYDPVAGQYFWHRFFSHQPDLNWDNPVVEEEMSRVMEFWLERGLDGFRADAVPYLIEREGTNCENLPETHVILKRLRKRLETKYPGRILLAEANQWPDDVRPYFGDGDEFHMAFHFPVMPRIFMAVRQGIRKPITEIIQRTPEIPPECQWCMFLRNHDELTLEMVTDEERDYMYSEYAKDPRMRLNLGIRRRLAPLMENDRRKIELLNSILFTMPGSPIVYYGDELGMGDNIWLGDRDGVRTPMQWSPDRNAGFSRAETARLYLPLIVDSVYGYQAINVEAQQNTPFSLLNWMKRLIQVRKQHHAFGRGSITFLEPENQHVLAYLREHEGDVILCVHNLSGAAQAVRLDLSRFSGSHPVELLGGTEFLPVDETPYALTLAPYGFFWFGLRRAGQGPSTVTVAREWGDAPSDAPLALVESGSVEHVVGTIPHEWIRAQRWFRGKARAMVSVELADVAVVSEAGYDRDLLTLVRVAYDAGDPETYLLPLLVRSRETDRDPSDPVCLVASPEGELRVHEAFRYEHFGARLLEAIERQGEVPTRAGVVRARNTGVLQQVPGSRTPVRVGSAEQSNTSILYGDSLILKVFRKVEPGTNPDLEVTRFLTTRTDFRNFPALAGWLEYVADEGTVASVAALSRFVPNRGDGWQLAQAHLREFFAAVAGAEEVDEETRTARVRELAGGFLEELFRLGEVTGRLHAALASDAGEDEDFEPEVVTEDDVARWLEGMQRQASIVLGELDKRLETIPGSFPATLRNEIAAVVRDEAHFRSCLEEVRCLRDAAVVKSRAHGDYHLGQVLLASEGSELAGEWVVIDFEGEPQRPLEERRAKVSPLRDVAGMLRSFNYAWHAALRDRGEESKRGEHAVLEPWGMAWEAAAREAFLAGYAAAAAGEPFFPRDPQVLARALRAYELDKALYELNYEMNNRPEWLSIPLRGVRKCGTA is encoded by the coding sequence TTGAGCACCCACGACGACCCCCTCTGGTACAAGGACGCCGTCTTCTACGAGCTGCACCCCAAGGCCTTCCAGGACTCCAACGCCGACGGCATCGGCGACTTCGGCGGGCTGATGCAGCGGCTCGACTACGTGCAGGAGCTGGGGGTGGACTGCATCTGGCTCCTCCCCTGCTACCCCAGCCCCCTGCGCGACGACGGCTACGACATCGCCGACTACTACAGCGTCCACCCCAACTACGGCACGCTCGAGGACTTCGACCGCTTCATCGCCGAGGCGCACCGGCGGGGGCTGAAGGTGATCGCCGACCTGGTGCTGAACCACACCTCCGACCAGCACCCCTGGTTCCAGCGCGCCCGCCGCGCGCCCAAAGGCTCGCCCGAGCGCGACTTCTACGTCTGGACCGACGACCCGGAGCTGTACAAAGAGGCGCGCATCATCTTCATCGACACCGAGCCCAGCAACTGGACCTACGACCCCGTGGCCGGGCAGTACTTCTGGCACCGCTTCTTCAGCCACCAGCCGGACCTCAACTGGGACAACCCGGTGGTCGAGGAGGAGATGAGCCGGGTGATGGAGTTCTGGCTGGAGCGCGGCCTCGACGGCTTCCGCGCCGACGCGGTGCCGTACCTCATCGAGCGCGAGGGGACCAACTGCGAGAACCTCCCCGAGACGCACGTGATCCTCAAGCGGCTCAGGAAGCGCCTGGAGACGAAGTACCCGGGGCGCATCCTGCTGGCAGAGGCCAACCAGTGGCCCGACGACGTGCGCCCCTACTTCGGCGACGGCGACGAGTTCCACATGGCGTTCCACTTCCCCGTGATGCCCCGGATCTTCATGGCCGTGCGCCAGGGGATCCGCAAGCCGATCACGGAGATCATCCAGCGCACCCCCGAGATCCCGCCCGAGTGCCAGTGGTGCATGTTCCTGCGCAACCACGACGAGCTCACCCTGGAGATGGTGACCGACGAGGAGCGCGACTACATGTACTCGGAGTACGCCAAGGACCCGCGGATGCGCCTGAACCTGGGGATCCGCCGCAGGCTCGCGCCGCTCATGGAGAACGACCGGCGCAAGATCGAGCTGCTCAACTCCATCCTCTTCACCATGCCCGGCTCGCCGATCGTGTACTACGGCGACGAGCTGGGGATGGGCGACAACATCTGGCTGGGCGACCGCGACGGCGTGCGCACCCCCATGCAGTGGTCGCCCGACCGCAACGCCGGCTTCAGCCGCGCCGAGACGGCCCGCCTCTACCTGCCGCTCATCGTCGACTCCGTCTACGGCTACCAGGCCATCAACGTCGAGGCGCAGCAGAACACGCCGTTCAGCCTGCTCAACTGGATGAAGCGCCTCATCCAGGTGCGCAAGCAGCACCACGCCTTCGGCCGGGGCAGCATCACCTTCCTGGAGCCCGAGAACCAGCACGTGCTGGCGTACCTGCGCGAGCACGAGGGCGACGTCATCCTCTGCGTGCACAACCTGTCCGGCGCCGCGCAGGCGGTGCGGCTCGACCTCTCCCGCTTCTCCGGCTCGCACCCGGTGGAGCTGCTGGGCGGCACCGAATTCCTCCCCGTGGACGAGACGCCGTACGCGCTCACGCTGGCGCCGTACGGCTTCTTCTGGTTCGGCCTGCGCAGGGCGGGGCAGGGGCCGTCCACCGTCACCGTCGCGAGGGAGTGGGGCGACGCGCCGTCGGACGCGCCGCTGGCGCTGGTGGAGAGCGGGAGCGTGGAGCACGTGGTGGGCACCATCCCGCACGAGTGGATCCGCGCGCAGCGCTGGTTCCGCGGCAAGGCGCGGGCGATGGTCTCGGTGGAGCTGGCCGACGTGGCGGTGGTCTCCGAGGCGGGGTACGACCGCGACCTGCTGACGCTGGTGCGCGTCGCCTACGACGCGGGCGACCCGGAGACGTACCTCCTCCCGCTCCTGGTGCGCTCGCGCGAGACCGACCGCGACCCCTCGGACCCGGTGTGCCTGGTGGCCTCGCCCGAGGGGGAGCTGAGGGTCCACGAGGCGTTCCGCTACGAGCACTTCGGCGCGCGGCTGCTGGAGGCCATCGAGCGCCAGGGCGAGGTGCCCACGCGCGCCGGCGTGGTGCGCGCCCGCAACACCGGCGTCCTGCAGCAGGTCCCCGGCTCGCGCACGCCGGTGCGGGTGGGCTCGGCCGAGCAGAGCAACACCTCGATCCTGTACGGCGACTCGCTGATCCTCAAGGTGTTCCGCAAGGTGGAGCCGGGGACCAACCCGGACCTCGAGGTCACGCGCTTCCTCACCACGCGCACCGACTTCCGCAACTTCCCGGCGCTGGCGGGGTGGCTGGAGTACGTGGCCGACGAGGGCACGGTGGCCTCGGTGGCGGCTCTCTCGCGCTTCGTCCCCAACCGCGGCGACGGGTGGCAGCTGGCCCAGGCGCATCTGCGCGAGTTCTTCGCCGCGGTGGCCGGGGCGGAGGAGGTCGACGAGGAGACGCGGACGGCGCGGGTGCGCGAGCTGGCCGGCGGCTTCCTGGAGGAGCTCTTCCGGCTGGGCGAGGTGACGGGGCGGCTGCACGCGGCGCTCGCCTCCGACGCGGGCGAGGACGAGGACTTCGAGCCCGAGGTGGTGACCGAGGACGACGTGGCGCGCTGGCTGGAGGGGATGCAGCGCCAGGCCTCCATCGTGCTGGGCGAGCTGGACAAGCGCCTGGAGACGATCCCCGGCTCCTTCCCCGCGACGCTGCGCAACGAGATCGCGGCGGTGGTGCGCGACGAGGCGCACTTCCGCTCGTGCCTGGAAGAGGTGCGGTGCTTACGCGACGCGGCGGTGGTGAAGTCGCGCGCCCACGGCGACTACCACCTGGGGCAGGTGCTGCTGGCCTCGGAGGGGAGCGAGCTGGCGGGCGAGTGGGTGGTGATCGACTTCGAGGGCGAGCCGCAGCGCCCGCTGGAGGAGCGCCGCGCCAAGGTGTCGCCGCTGCGCGACGTGGCGGGGATGCTGCGCTCGTTCAACTACGCCTGGCACGCGGCGCTGCGCGACCGCGGCGAGGAGAGCAAGCGCGGCGAGCACGCGGTGCTGGAGCCGTGGGGGATGGCGTGGGAGGCGGCCGCGCGCGAGGCGTTCCTGGCCGGCTATGCGGCGGCCGCGGCGGGCGAGCCCTTCTTCCCGCGCGATCCGCAGGTGCTGGCGCGGGCGCTGCGCGCCTACGAGCTCGACAAGGCGCTCTACGAGCTCAACTACGAGATGAACAACCGCCCCGAGTGGCTGTCGATCCCGCTGCGGGGGGTGAGGAAGTGCGGGACGGCGTGA
- a CDS encoding VOC family protein, whose protein sequence is MDLGIDHVILGVSDLQRGVDALEQRTGVRAAYGGAHPGRGTHNALLSLGAGRYLEIMAPDPQQQVSSPMIQELRALESLTPVGWAVAVGDVERVRGDLEGRGLRLSPTQPGSRARPDGTRLEWATFGVLAPDHPLAPFFIHWAAGTAHPSATSPAGCTLESLRLEDPNPADLQAIVDPLGLAVPVTEGAQSRIGMALSCPRGRIEF, encoded by the coding sequence ATGGACCTGGGCATCGACCACGTGATCCTCGGCGTCAGCGACCTGCAGCGCGGAGTCGATGCGCTGGAGCAGCGCACCGGCGTCCGGGCCGCCTACGGGGGAGCCCACCCGGGGCGCGGCACGCACAACGCGCTTCTCTCGCTCGGAGCGGGCCGCTACCTGGAGATCATGGCGCCCGATCCGCAGCAGCAGGTGAGCTCGCCGATGATCCAGGAGCTCCGGGCCCTGGAGTCGCTGACGCCGGTAGGATGGGCTGTCGCGGTCGGAGACGTCGAGCGCGTGCGCGGCGACCTGGAAGGCCGCGGACTGCGCCTCAGCCCCACCCAGCCGGGCTCCCGGGCGCGGCCGGACGGGACGCGCCTGGAGTGGGCCACGTTCGGCGTGCTCGCGCCGGACCATCCCCTGGCGCCCTTCTTCATCCACTGGGCGGCAGGGACGGCTCATCCGTCGGCCACCTCACCCGCGGGGTGCACGCTGGAATCGCTGCGCCTGGAAGACCCGAACCCCGCCGACCTGCAGGCCATCGTCGATCCGCTCGGGCTCGCGGTGCCGGTGACGGAGGGTGCGCAGTCGCGGATCGGGATGGCTCTCTCCTGTCCGCGCGGCAGAATCGAGTTCTAG
- a CDS encoding EthD family reductase, with protein MLKLMFFLYRRPDLSADDFQRYSREVHMPLVARVPGLRRYAVSHVTLNPAGADGACDAVAELWFDGPEAFQAAVATPEGSAALADQANYLDMERTHMLFVEETAGL; from the coding sequence ATGCTGAAGCTGATGTTCTTCCTGTACCGCCGTCCGGATCTCAGCGCCGACGACTTCCAGCGGTACAGCCGCGAGGTGCACATGCCGCTGGTGGCGCGCGTGCCGGGGCTCAGGCGCTACGCCGTGAGCCACGTCACGCTCAACCCGGCGGGCGCGGACGGCGCGTGCGACGCGGTGGCCGAGCTCTGGTTCGACGGGCCGGAGGCATTCCAGGCGGCCGTGGCCACGCCGGAGGGGAGCGCCGCGCTCGCCGACCAAGCCAACTACCTGGACATGGAGCGCACGCACATGCTGTTCGTGGAGGAGACGGCCGGGTTGTGA
- a CDS encoding DUF3224 domain-containing protein: MTNRATGTFEVKLNPLAPYNQDEGAALGRLSIDKQFHGDLEATSKGEMLSAGTLVDGSAGYVAIERVTGTLHGRAGTFVLQHSGTLNRGAPQLTITVVPDSGTGRLAGLAGTMTIDIADGKHSYTFEYTLPASP; the protein is encoded by the coding sequence GTGACGAATCGTGCTACCGGTACGTTCGAGGTGAAGCTGAACCCCCTGGCGCCGTACAACCAGGACGAGGGCGCGGCGCTAGGCAGATTGTCGATCGACAAGCAGTTCCACGGGGACCTGGAGGCGACCAGCAAGGGCGAGATGCTGAGCGCCGGCACGCTGGTCGACGGCTCGGCCGGCTACGTCGCCATCGAGCGGGTGACCGGGACGCTGCACGGCCGCGCCGGCACCTTCGTGCTCCAGCACAGCGGCACCCTGAACCGCGGCGCGCCGCAGCTCACCATCACCGTCGTCCCCGACTCGGGCACCGGCCGGCTGGCGGGGCTCGCGGGGACGATGACGATCGACATCGCGGACGGAAAGCACTCCTACACCTTCGAGTACACGCTCCCCGCCTCCCCCTGA